From the Oryza glaberrima chromosome 5, OglaRS2, whole genome shotgun sequence genome, one window contains:
- the LOC127773821 gene encoding uncharacterized protein LOC127773821 isoform X2, translating into MAAAALYKDAAAPVEARVRDLLGRMTLREKAAQMAQIERTVASPRAIAELGAGSVLNGGGSAPLPRASAADWARMVDGMQRHALSSRLAVPILYGTDAVHGHNNVYGATVFPHNVGLGATRDAELARKIGEATALEVRATGIHWTFAPCVAVCRDPRWGRCYECYSEDTEVVRSLTTIVSGLQGQPPADHPHGYPFLSSPRVNVLACAKHFVGDGGTDKGINEGNTICSLEDLEGIHIRPYPDCISQGVATVMASYTQWNGEPLHASRYLLTDVLKGKLGFKGFVVSDWEGIDRLCEPRGSDYRYCIAQSVNAGMDMI; encoded by the exons atggcagcggcggcgctgtacaaggacgcggcggcgccggtggaggcGCGGGTGCGCGACCTGCTGGGCCGCATGACGCtgcgggagaaggcggcgcagATGGCCCAGATCGAGCGcaccgtcgcgtcgccccgCGCCATCGCCGAGCTCGGCGCCGGCAGCGTCCTCAACGGCGGCGGGAGCGCCCCGCtcccccgcgcctccgccgccgactgggcCCGCATGGTCGACGGCATGCAGCGCCACGCCCTCTCCTCCCGCCTCGCCGTCCCCATCCTCTACGGCACCGACGCCGTCCACGGCCACAACAACGTCTACGGCGCCACCGTCTTCCCCCACAACGTCGGCCTCGGCGCCACCAG GGACGCGGAGCTCGCGCGTAAGatcggcgaggcgacggcgctcGAGGTCCGAGCTACCGGCATCCACTGGACCTTCGCGCCCTGCGTCGCC GTTTGTAGGGATCCGAGGTGGGGGAGGTGCTACGAGTGCTACAGCGAGGACACAGAGGTCGTGCGCTCGTTGACCACCATCGTCTCCGGCCTGCAGGGGCAGCCACCGGCTGACCACCCTCATGGTTACCCGTTCCTCTCATCCCCTAG GGTGAATGTGCTTGCTTGTGCCAAGCATTTCGTTGGGGATGGTGGCACGGACAAGGGGATCAATGAGGGAAACACCATTTGCTCACTTGAAGATTTGGAAGGGATCCATATCAGACCTTATCCTGATTGTATATCTCAAGGGGTGGCAACTGTCATGGCGTCCTACACCCAATGGAACGGGGAACCATTGCACGCAAGCCGCTATTTGCTGACAGATGTTTTAAAGGGCAAGTTAGGCTTCAAG GGTTTTGTGGTGTCAGATTGGGAGGGTATTGACAGGCTCTGTGAGCCCAGAGGTTCTGATTATCGCTATTGCATCGCACAGTCTGTTAATGCAGGAATGGATATG ATTTGA
- the LOC127773756 gene encoding coronatine-insensitive protein homolog 1b — MGGEAPEARRLDRAMSFGGAGSIPEEALHLVLGYVDDPRDREAVSLVCRRWHRIDALTRKHVTVPFCYAASPAHLLARFPRLESLAVKGKPRAAMYGLIPEDWGAYARPWVAELAAPLECLKALHLRRMVVTDDDLAALVRARGHMLQELKLDKCSGFSTDALRLVARSCRSLRTLFLEECSIADNGTEWLHDLAVNNPVLETLNFHMTELTVVPADLELLAKKCKSLISLKISDCDFSDLIGFFRMAASLQEFAGGAFIEQGELTKYGNVKFPSRLCSLGLTYMGTNEMPIIFPFSALLKKLDLQYTFLTTEDHCQLIAKCPNLLVLAVRNVIGDRGLGVVADTCKKLQRLRVERGDDDPGLQEEQGGVSQVGLTTVAVGCRELEYIAAYVSDITNGALESIGTFCKNLCDFRLVLLDREERITDLPLDNGVRALLRGCTKLRRFALYLRPGGLSDTGLGYIGQYSGIIQYMLLGNVGETDDGLIRFALGCENLRKLELRSCCFSEQALARAIRSMPSLRYVWVQGYKASKTGHDLMLMARPFWNIEFTPPSSENANRMREDGEPCVDSQAQILAYYSLAGKRSDCPRSVVPLYPA; from the exons atgggaggggaggcacCGGAGGCGCGGCGGTTGGACCGCGCGATGAGCTTCGGCGGCGCGGGCAGCATCCCGGAGGAGGCGCTGCACCTGGTGCTGGGGTACGTGGACGACCCGCGGGACAGGGAGGCGGTGTCGCTCGTGTGCCGCCGCTGGCACCGCATCGACGCGCTCACGCGGAAGCACGTCACCGTGCCCTTCTGCtacgccgcgtcgcccgcgcaCCTGCTCGCGCGGTTCCCGCGGCTGGAGTCGCTCGCGGTCAAGGGGaagccgcgcgccgccatgtACGGGCTCATCCCGGAGGACTGGGGCGCCTACGCGCGCCCCTGggtcgccgagctcgccgcgccgctcgaGTGCCTCAAGGCGCTCCACCTGCGCCGCATGGTCGTCACCGACGACGATCTTGCCGCGCTCGTCCGCGCCCGCGGCCACATGCTGCAGGAGCTCAAGCTCGACAAGTGCTCCGGCTTCTCCACCGACGCTCTCCGCCTCGTCGCCCGCTCCTGCAG ATCACTGAGAACATTATTTCTGGAGGAATGCTCAATTGCTGATAATGGTACTGAATGGCTCCACGACCTTGCTGTCAACAATCCTGTTCTGGAGACATTGAACTTCCACATGACCGAACTCACAGTGGTGCCAGCTGACCTGGAGCTTCTCGCAAAGAAGTGCAAGTCACTAATTTCATTGAAGATCAGTGACTGTGACTTTTCAGATTTAATTGGATTTTTCCGGATGGCTGCATCATTGCAAGAGTTTGCTGGAGGGGCATTCATTGAGCAAGGGGAGCTCACTAAGTATGGAAATGTTAAATTCCCTTCAAGACTGTGCTCCTTAGGACTTACGTACATGGGGACAAACGAGATGCCCATTATCTTCCCTTTCTCTGCATTACTCAAGAAGCTGGACTTGCAGTACACTTTTCTCACCACTGAAGATCACTGCCAACTCATTGCAAAATGTCCCAACTTACTAGTTCTTGCG GTGAGGAATGTGATTGGAGATAGAGGATTAGGGGTTGTTGCAGACACATGCAAGAAGCTACAAAGACTCAGAGTTGAGCGAGGAGATGATGATCCAGGTTTGCAAGAAGAACAAGGAGGAGTCTCTCAAGTCGGGTTGACAACTGTAGCCGTAGGATGCCGTGAACTGGAATACATAGCTGCCTATGTGTCTGATATCACAAATGGGGCCCTGGAGTCTATTGGGACTTTCTGCAAAAATCTTTGCGACTTCCGTCTTGTCCTACTCGATAGAGAAGAGAGGATAACAGATTTGCCCTTAGACAATGGTGTCCGTGCACTGCTGAGGGGCTGCACGAAACTTCGGAGGTTTGCTCTATACTTGAGACCAGGGGGACTTTCAGATACAGGCCTTGGCTATATTGGACAGTACAGTGGAATTATCCAATACATGCTTCTGGGTAATGTTGGGGAAACAGATGATGGTCTGATCCGGTTTGCATTGGGGTGTGAGAACCTGCGGAAGCTTGAGCTAAGGAGTTGTTGCTTCAGTGAGCAAGCTTTAGCCCGCGCTATACGGAGTATGCCTTCCCTGAGATACGTGTGGGTACAGGGCTACAAGGCTTCTAAGACTGGTCACGATCTCATGCTCATGGCCAGGCCCTTCTGGAACATAGAGTTTACACCTCCCAGTTCTGAGAATGCAAATCGAATGAGGGAAGATGGTGAACCTTGTGTAGATAGTCAAGCTCAGATACTTGCATACTACTCCCTTGCCGGGAAGAGGTCGGACTGCCCACGATCTGTGGTTCCTTTGTATCCTGCGTGA
- the LOC127773821 gene encoding uncharacterized protein LOC127773821 isoform X1, with protein sequence MAAAALYKDAAAPVEARVRDLLGRMTLREKAAQMAQIERTVASPRAIAELGAGSVLNGGGSAPLPRASAADWARMVDGMQRHALSSRLAVPILYGTDAVHGHNNVYGATVFPHNVGLGATRDAELARKIGEATALEVRATGIHWTFAPCVAVCRDPRWGRCYECYSEDTEVVRSLTTIVSGLQGQPPADHPHGYPFLSSPRVNVLACAKHFVGDGGTDKGINEGNTICSLEDLEGIHIRPYPDCISQGVATVMASYTQWNGEPLHASRYLLTDVLKGKLGFKGFVVSDWEGIDRLCEPRGSDYRYCIAQSVNAGMDMIMIPFRFEKFLEDLVFLVEAGEIPMSRIDDAVERILRVKFISGVFEHPFSDPSLADIIGCKEHRLLAREAVRKSLVLLKNGKNQKEPFLPLAKNVKRILVAGTHADNIGYQCGGWTIAWNGDSGRITIGTTILEAIKESVGAETEVVYEECPTEATVETGEFSYAVVVVGEVPYAEWLGDRTDLSIPFNGSDLISRIASKVPTLVVVISGRPLVVEPQVLDKVDALVAAWLPGSEGMGVTDCLFGDHDFLGTLPVTWFRSTDQLPINARDASDDPLFPFGYGLKMFRGD encoded by the exons atggcagcggcggcgctgtacaaggacgcggcggcgccggtggaggcGCGGGTGCGCGACCTGCTGGGCCGCATGACGCtgcgggagaaggcggcgcagATGGCCCAGATCGAGCGcaccgtcgcgtcgccccgCGCCATCGCCGAGCTCGGCGCCGGCAGCGTCCTCAACGGCGGCGGGAGCGCCCCGCtcccccgcgcctccgccgccgactgggcCCGCATGGTCGACGGCATGCAGCGCCACGCCCTCTCCTCCCGCCTCGCCGTCCCCATCCTCTACGGCACCGACGCCGTCCACGGCCACAACAACGTCTACGGCGCCACCGTCTTCCCCCACAACGTCGGCCTCGGCGCCACCAG GGACGCGGAGCTCGCGCGTAAGatcggcgaggcgacggcgctcGAGGTCCGAGCTACCGGCATCCACTGGACCTTCGCGCCCTGCGTCGCC GTTTGTAGGGATCCGAGGTGGGGGAGGTGCTACGAGTGCTACAGCGAGGACACAGAGGTCGTGCGCTCGTTGACCACCATCGTCTCCGGCCTGCAGGGGCAGCCACCGGCTGACCACCCTCATGGTTACCCGTTCCTCTCATCCCCTAG GGTGAATGTGCTTGCTTGTGCCAAGCATTTCGTTGGGGATGGTGGCACGGACAAGGGGATCAATGAGGGAAACACCATTTGCTCACTTGAAGATTTGGAAGGGATCCATATCAGACCTTATCCTGATTGTATATCTCAAGGGGTGGCAACTGTCATGGCGTCCTACACCCAATGGAACGGGGAACCATTGCACGCAAGCCGCTATTTGCTGACAGATGTTTTAAAGGGCAAGTTAGGCTTCAAG GGTTTTGTGGTGTCAGATTGGGAGGGTATTGACAGGCTCTGTGAGCCCAGAGGTTCTGATTATCGCTATTGCATCGCACAGTCTGTTAATGCAGGAATGGATATG ATTATGATACCTTTCAGATTTGAGAAGTTTTTGGAAGATCTTGTGTTCTTGGTAGAGGCAGGGGAGATACCAATGTCACGGATTGATGATGCTGTTGAGCGGATTCTGAGGGTTAAGTTCATATCCGGAGTGTTCGAGCATCCATTTTCAGATCCGTCTCTAGCAGATATAATTGGTTGTAAG GAGCATCGGTTGCTGGCACGTGAGGCTGTTCGGAAATCTTTAGTACTTCTAAAAAATGGCAAGAATCAGAAGGAACCATTCCTTCCATTGGCCAAAAATGTGAAAAGAATACTTGTAGCTGGAACACATGCTGACAATATTGGATATCAGTGTGGTGGGTGGACAATAGCTTGGAATGGAGACAGTGGAAGAATTACTATTG GTACAACCATATTGGAAGCTATAAAAGAATCCGTGGGAGCAGAAACTGAAGTTGTGTATGAGGAATGCCCAACAGAAGCCACAGTTGAAACTGGGGAATTTTCCTATGCAGTTGTTGTGGTTGGTGAGGTTCCATACGCTGAATGGTTGGGAGATAGAACGGATCTTAGTATTCCATTTAACGGCTCCGACCTTATTTCTCGTATTGCTAGTAAAGTCCCTACCCTAGTTGTGGTTATATCTGGAAGACCATTGGTTGTTGAACCCCAAGTTCTGGACAAGGTAGATGCTCTTGTTGCTGCCTGGCTACCTGGAAGTGAGGGTATGGGAGTTACTGATTGCCTCTTTGGGGATCATGATTTTTTGGGTACATTGCCCGTGACATGGTTTAGGTCTACTGATCAATTGCCTATAAATGCTAGAGATGCTAGTGATGACCCATTATTCCCTTTTGGGTATGGGTTGAAAATGTTCCGAGGTGATTAA